From Microbispora sp. ZYX-F-249, a single genomic window includes:
- a CDS encoding polysaccharide deacetylase family protein — MADSAVPTAKSAGLRKMLATALAGVVTAALATVAVSATAAQAADCSGGYVGLTYDDGPNPSNTTNLLNTLKANGLRATFFNIGQNAAANPSLVRAQVDAGMWVGNHSYTHPHLPQMSSSQIQSELQRTQQAIQQATGSAPKLFRPPYGETNATLQS, encoded by the coding sequence ATGGCCGATAGCGCCGTGCCCACCGCAAAAAGTGCAGGCTTACGCAAGATGCTCGCCACGGCGCTCGCGGGCGTCGTCACAGCGGCGCTCGCGACCGTGGCCGTGTCCGCCACGGCCGCGCAGGCGGCCGACTGTAGCGGCGGGTACGTCGGGCTGACCTACGACGACGGCCCGAACCCCAGCAACACCACGAACCTGCTGAACACGTTGAAGGCCAACGGCCTGCGGGCCACGTTCTTCAACATCGGCCAGAACGCCGCCGCCAACCCGTCCCTGGTCCGCGCCCAGGTCGACGCGGGCATGTGGGTCGGCAACCACAGCTACACCCACCCCCACCTGCCCCAGATGAGCAGCTCGCAGATCCAGTCCGAGCTGCAGCGGACCCAGCAGGCCATCCAGCAGGCCACCGGCTCGGCGCCCAAGCTGTTCCGCCCGCCGTACGGCGAGACCAACGCGACCCTCCAGTCGG
- a CDS encoding MFS transporter, producing the protein MPDAPARSLTSLARRLRLDLSPLREFRDFRLLLGSGLITTLGTVVTTVAVPYQMKQLTESYVAVGLVGMAEFVPMVVCGLWGGAIADAHDRRRIVILSELGLCLCSVLLLVNALLPRPQVWVLYVAGALAAGLGSIRSPSEQAMINRVLPLDRMPAAFALQGLVRNAAMIAGPAAGGLLVASLGPAASYGVDVASFLLSLALLVRVGPVPRAEEPTPASLRSLLEGVRYALRRPDLMGTYLVDIAAMAFASSTALFPFLAEDLGASKAVGVLYAAGGVGAVIASLTSGWTAHVHRHGLAVVVSAALWGVAVALAALMPDIWLMFLFLAVAGGADMVSGLFRGTIWNQTIPDSYRGRLAGIELLSYSAGPMLGDARAGFMAQLGGTRFSLGAGGLLCVAAVGLMAVALPRFRRYDARTDEHALALRPPESATT; encoded by the coding sequence GTGCCGGACGCTCCTGCCCGTTCCCTGACGTCCCTCGCCCGGCGGCTGAGACTGGATCTCAGCCCGTTGCGGGAGTTCCGCGACTTCCGCCTGCTACTCGGCTCCGGGTTGATCACCACGCTCGGCACGGTCGTCACCACCGTGGCCGTGCCGTACCAGATGAAGCAGCTCACCGAGTCCTACGTGGCGGTGGGCCTGGTGGGCATGGCCGAGTTCGTCCCGATGGTGGTCTGCGGCCTGTGGGGCGGCGCGATCGCGGACGCGCACGACCGGCGCAGGATCGTGATACTCAGCGAGCTCGGGCTGTGCCTGTGCTCGGTCCTCCTGCTCGTCAACGCGCTGCTGCCCCGGCCGCAGGTCTGGGTGCTGTACGTCGCCGGGGCGCTGGCCGCCGGGCTCGGGAGCATACGGTCTCCCAGCGAGCAGGCGATGATCAACCGGGTGCTGCCGCTGGACCGGATGCCCGCGGCGTTCGCGCTGCAGGGCCTGGTCCGCAACGCCGCCATGATCGCGGGACCGGCGGCGGGCGGTCTCCTCGTGGCCTCGCTCGGACCGGCCGCCTCCTACGGCGTCGACGTCGCCTCGTTCCTGCTGTCCCTCGCGCTGCTGGTCCGGGTCGGCCCGGTCCCCCGCGCCGAGGAGCCCACCCCCGCGTCGCTGCGTTCCCTGCTGGAAGGCGTGCGGTACGCACTGCGGCGGCCCGACCTGATGGGCACCTATCTCGTGGACATCGCCGCGATGGCCTTCGCCAGTTCCACCGCGCTGTTCCCGTTCCTGGCCGAGGACCTCGGCGCGTCCAAGGCCGTCGGCGTCCTGTATGCGGCCGGCGGCGTCGGCGCGGTGATCGCCTCCCTCACCTCGGGCTGGACGGCACACGTCCATCGGCACGGGCTCGCCGTCGTCGTCTCGGCCGCCCTGTGGGGCGTCGCGGTGGCCCTCGCGGCCCTGATGCCGGACATCTGGCTGATGTTCCTGTTCCTCGCCGTCGCCGGGGGCGCCGACATGGTGAGCGGCCTGTTCCGCGGCACCATCTGGAACCAGACGATTCCGGATTCCTACCGTGGACGGCTCGCGGGCATCGAACTGCTGTCCTACTCAGCCGGCCCGATGCTGGGCGACGCGCGGGCCGGGTTCATGGCCCAGCTGGGCGGCACCCGCTTCTCCCTCGGGGCGGGCGGCCTGCTGTGCGTGGCCGCGGTCGGGCTGATGGCGGTCGCGTTGCCCCGGTTCCGCCGGTACGACGCGAGGACCGACGAGCACGCGCTCGCGCTCCGCCCGCCGGAGTCCGCGACGACGTGA
- a CDS encoding nuclear transport factor 2 family protein: MTDYTALAERYIAAWNERDPEARAKAVAELWAEDGGYTDPLAAVTGHDGIAAVIAGAQEMFPGFVFTLGGPVDGHHDIARFTWHLGPESPASAAEPVVIGFDVVRLDEDGRIRGVYGFLDKVPA, encoded by the coding sequence ATGACCGACTACACCGCCCTGGCCGAGCGTTACATCGCCGCCTGGAACGAGCGCGACCCCGAGGCCAGGGCGAAGGCGGTGGCGGAGCTGTGGGCCGAGGACGGCGGCTACACCGACCCACTGGCCGCCGTCACCGGACACGACGGTATCGCCGCGGTGATCGCCGGGGCGCAGGAGATGTTCCCGGGGTTCGTGTTCACCCTGGGCGGGCCCGTGGACGGCCACCACGACATCGCGCGCTTCACCTGGCATCTCGGCCCGGAAAGCCCCGCAAGCGCGGCAGAGCCGGTCGTGATCGGCTTCGACGTGGTGAGGCTCGACGAGGACGGCCGCATCCGCGGCGTGTACGGCTTCCTCGACAAGGTCCCCGCCTGA
- a CDS encoding class I adenylate-forming enzyme family protein, with product MTITNEQVQAQLTAPGQLFEMDEVEVGGHKIRAWKHAPATFRSLLEITRFHGDKVFVVYEDERITYEEHFRLAATLANRLVDDFGVRRGDRVAVAMRNYPEWIISFSAVLAAGAVAVPLNAWWTEQELAYGLDDSGAKVVIADGERAARMAGSGLPMIVTRGEGANWAEVLGEVRADVTLPQVEIGPDDPATIFYTSGTTGRSKGALGSHRNLGQAPMTVAYAMMRTVAMAGRDVATAAEKRRITLLTVPLFHVTGCFAVLMTTMFSGGGLVLMYKWDPKRALELIEREQVTVMSGVPTNAWQLLSHPDLDKHDVSSLGSISYGGAPAPPKLLERLTETLPNRTPANGYGMTETTALAIYNSGADYLAKPDSIGLPLAVVDVKVCDPLGAELPPGEVGELCMRGPIVIMGYWNRPDATAETFVDGWLHTGDLARIDEDGFVYIVDRAKDMVIRGGENVYCAEVEAALFEHPAVDDAAVIGIPDDELGEQVGAVVRLKQGAAATGEELQEFLRGRIAAFKVPVRFWFRETELPRNPGGKVLKTHLRKETLGL from the coding sequence ATGACGATCACGAACGAACAGGTCCAGGCCCAGCTCACGGCGCCCGGGCAGCTCTTCGAGATGGACGAGGTCGAGGTCGGCGGTCACAAGATCCGGGCATGGAAGCATGCTCCGGCCACGTTCCGGTCCCTCCTGGAGATCACCCGGTTCCACGGGGACAAGGTGTTCGTGGTCTACGAGGACGAGCGCATCACCTACGAGGAGCACTTCCGGCTGGCCGCGACGCTCGCCAACCGTCTCGTGGACGACTTCGGCGTGCGCAGGGGCGACCGCGTCGCCGTCGCCATGCGCAACTATCCGGAATGGATCATCTCCTTCTCCGCCGTGCTCGCCGCCGGCGCGGTGGCCGTGCCGCTCAACGCCTGGTGGACCGAGCAGGAACTGGCGTACGGCCTGGACGACTCGGGCGCCAAGGTCGTGATCGCCGACGGCGAGCGCGCCGCCCGGATGGCCGGCAGCGGCCTGCCGATGATCGTCACGCGCGGCGAGGGCGCCAACTGGGCGGAGGTCCTCGGCGAGGTCCGGGCCGACGTGACGCTGCCGCAGGTCGAGATCGGCCCCGACGACCCCGCCACGATCTTCTACACCTCCGGCACCACGGGCAGGTCCAAGGGCGCCCTCGGCAGCCACCGCAACCTCGGCCAGGCGCCGATGACCGTGGCGTACGCGATGATGCGCACCGTGGCCATGGCCGGCAGGGACGTGGCCACGGCGGCCGAGAAGCGCAGGATCACCCTGCTCACCGTGCCCCTCTTCCACGTCACCGGGTGCTTCGCCGTACTGATGACCACGATGTTCAGCGGCGGCGGGCTCGTGCTGATGTACAAGTGGGACCCCAAGCGGGCCCTGGAGCTCATCGAGCGCGAGCAGGTCACGGTGATGAGCGGCGTGCCGACCAACGCCTGGCAGCTGCTGTCCCACCCCGACCTGGACAAGCACGACGTCTCCTCGCTCGGCTCCATCTCGTACGGTGGCGCCCCGGCCCCGCCGAAGCTGCTGGAGCGGCTCACCGAGACGCTCCCCAACCGCACGCCCGCCAACGGGTACGGCATGACCGAGACAACGGCGCTCGCGATCTACAACAGCGGCGCCGACTATCTGGCCAAGCCCGACAGCATCGGGCTGCCGCTCGCCGTCGTGGACGTGAAGGTCTGCGACCCGCTCGGCGCCGAACTTCCGCCCGGCGAGGTCGGCGAGCTGTGCATGCGCGGGCCGATCGTCATCATGGGCTACTGGAACCGCCCGGACGCCACGGCCGAGACGTTCGTGGACGGCTGGCTGCACACCGGAGACCTGGCCCGCATCGACGAGGACGGCTTCGTCTACATCGTCGACCGCGCCAAGGACATGGTCATCAGGGGTGGCGAGAACGTCTACTGCGCCGAGGTCGAGGCCGCCCTGTTCGAGCATCCCGCGGTGGACGACGCGGCGGTGATCGGCATCCCCGACGACGAGCTGGGCGAGCAGGTCGGCGCGGTCGTACGGCTCAAGCAGGGCGCCGCCGCCACCGGCGAGGAGCTCCAGGAGTTCCTGCGCGGCCGCATCGCGGCGTTCAAGGTGCCGGTGCGGTTCTGGTTCAGGGAGACCGAACTGCCGCGCAATCCCGGCGGCAAGGTGCTCAAGACCCACCTGCGCAAGGAGACCCTGGGCCTTTAG
- the argC gene encoding N-acetyl-gamma-glutamyl-phosphate reductase gives MRAAIAGASGYAGGELLRLLLGHPDIEIGALTAASSAGTRLGAHQPHLPSLADRVIEQTTPDVLAGHDVVFLALPHGQSAAVAAELGDGTLVVDCGADFRLTSAQEWTAFYGGAHAGTWPYGLPELPGQREILRGARRIAVPGCYPTAATLALFPAFAAGLAEPDVVVVAASGTSGAGRAPKAHLLGSEVMGSVSAYGVGGVHRHTPEMEQNLSAVAGRPVRVSFTPTLAPMSRGILATCTAPAASGVTAATLREAYETAVKDEPFLHLLPEGIWPATAMTVGANTAVLQVTLDERAGRIVAVVAIDNLTKGTAGGAIQSANLALGLPEEVGLPTNGVAP, from the coding sequence ATGAGGGCGGCGATCGCCGGAGCCAGCGGCTATGCGGGAGGAGAACTCCTCCGCCTGCTGCTCGGCCATCCCGACATCGAGATCGGCGCGCTGACCGCGGCGTCCAGCGCGGGCACGAGGCTCGGCGCCCACCAACCCCACCTGCCGTCGCTGGCCGACCGGGTGATCGAGCAGACCACCCCCGACGTGCTCGCCGGCCACGACGTCGTCTTCCTCGCCCTCCCGCACGGCCAGTCGGCCGCGGTCGCCGCCGAACTCGGCGACGGCACGCTCGTCGTCGACTGCGGCGCCGACTTCCGGCTGACCAGTGCGCAGGAGTGGACAGCATTCTACGGCGGCGCCCACGCCGGCACGTGGCCCTATGGCCTGCCCGAGCTGCCCGGCCAGCGTGAGATCCTGCGCGGCGCCCGGCGCATCGCCGTCCCGGGCTGTTATCCGACGGCCGCGACGCTGGCGTTGTTCCCCGCCTTCGCGGCCGGGCTGGCCGAGCCCGACGTCGTGGTCGTCGCCGCGAGCGGCACCTCCGGGGCCGGCCGGGCGCCCAAGGCCCATCTGCTCGGCAGCGAGGTCATGGGCTCCGTCAGCGCGTACGGCGTGGGCGGGGTGCATCGGCACACTCCAGAGATGGAGCAGAACCTGTCGGCGGTCGCCGGACGGCCGGTCCGGGTGTCGTTCACGCCGACCCTCGCACCGATGAGCCGAGGCATTCTCGCCACCTGCACGGCCCCCGCCGCCTCCGGCGTCACCGCCGCCACGCTCCGCGAGGCGTACGAGACCGCGGTGAAGGACGAGCCGTTCCTCCACCTGCTGCCCGAGGGGATCTGGCCCGCGACCGCGATGACGGTCGGGGCCAACACGGCGGTCCTGCAGGTCACCCTCGACGAGCGAGCCGGGCGGATCGTCGCCGTCGTCGCCATCGACAACCTCACCAAGGGCACCGCGGGCGGCGCGATCCAGAGCGCCAACCTCGCTCTCGGCCTGCCGGAAGAAGTCGGACTTCCCACCAATGGAGTCGCCCCGTGA
- the argJ gene encoding bifunctional glutamate N-acetyltransferase/amino-acid acetyltransferase ArgJ, producing the protein MSVTAPLGFRAAGVAAGIKSGGARDLALVVNDGPSRAAAGVFTRNRFKAAPVLWSAQVLGGGRVRAVVLNSGGANACTGPLGFQDTHATAEKVAEVLDDSAAEVAVCSTGLIGERLPIDALLGGVGTAAAQLSRDGGLAAADAIRTTDTVSKISFRRGENGYMVGGMAKGAGMLAPALATMLCVLTTDADLTAEELDTVLRRATSVTFDRLDTDGCMSTNDTVLLLASGASGVRPDLAEFEKVVTAVCADLARQLLVDAEGATKAIAIEVVGAASEEDAVAVGRAVARSNLLKCAIHGEDPNWGRVVSAVGTTDAVFEAERVNVAVNGIWICRGGAAGDDRAKVDLRPRDVTITVDLSAGPHTATVHTTDLTAAYVHENSAYSS; encoded by the coding sequence ATGAGCGTCACCGCACCGCTGGGTTTCCGCGCCGCCGGAGTCGCCGCCGGGATCAAGAGCGGCGGCGCCCGTGACCTCGCCCTGGTCGTCAACGACGGCCCCTCGCGCGCCGCGGCCGGCGTCTTCACCCGCAACCGCTTCAAGGCCGCACCGGTCCTGTGGTCGGCCCAGGTCCTCGGCGGAGGCCGGGTCAGGGCCGTCGTCCTGAACTCCGGCGGCGCCAACGCCTGCACCGGGCCGCTGGGTTTCCAGGACACCCACGCCACCGCCGAGAAGGTCGCCGAGGTCCTGGACGACTCCGCGGCCGAGGTCGCGGTCTGCTCCACCGGACTGATCGGCGAGCGGCTGCCGATCGACGCGCTGCTCGGCGGCGTGGGGACCGCGGCCGCCCAGCTCAGCCGCGACGGCGGCCTGGCGGCGGCCGACGCGATCCGGACCACCGACACCGTCAGCAAGATCTCCTTCCGCCGCGGGGAGAACGGCTACATGGTCGGCGGCATGGCCAAGGGCGCGGGGATGCTCGCGCCGGCGCTCGCCACGATGCTGTGCGTGCTCACCACCGACGCCGACCTCACCGCCGAGGAGCTCGACACGGTGCTGCGCAGGGCCACCTCCGTGACGTTCGACCGTCTCGACACCGACGGATGCATGTCGACCAACGACACGGTGCTGCTGCTCGCCAGCGGCGCGTCGGGCGTGCGCCCCGACCTCGCCGAGTTCGAGAAGGTCGTCACCGCCGTCTGCGCCGACCTGGCCCGGCAGCTTCTCGTCGACGCCGAGGGCGCCACGAAGGCGATCGCCATCGAGGTCGTCGGCGCGGCGTCGGAGGAGGACGCGGTGGCGGTGGGCCGTGCGGTGGCCCGCTCGAACCTGCTCAAGTGCGCCATCCACGGCGAGGACCCCAACTGGGGCCGCGTGGTCAGCGCGGTCGGCACCACCGACGCCGTGTTCGAGGCCGAGCGGGTCAACGTGGCGGTCAACGGCATCTGGATCTGCCGCGGCGGCGCGGCGGGGGACGACCGTGCCAAGGTCGACCTGCGGCCCCGCGACGTGACCATCACCGTCGACCTGTCCGCGGGCCCGCACACCGCGACCGTGCACACCACCGACCTCACGGCGGCGTACGTCCACGAGAACTCGGCGTACTCGTCATGA
- the argB gene encoding acetylglutamate kinase: MSVRRNGALDKAHTLIEALPWLARFHGATVVIKYGGNAMTEEHLRAKFAADVVFLRYAGLRPVIVHGGGPQIQSHLDLLGIDSHFVSGLRVTTPEAMQVVRMVLVGQVNRDVVGLINGHGPFAVGMSGEDAHLFTAERKHVVVDDVKVDIGQVGEIVRVEAGAVRALLDDGRIPVVSSVARGEDGGIYNVNADTAAAALAVALQASKLIVLTDVEGLYADWPRSEEVVSRIGASELAALLPSLSSGMVPKMEACLTAVRGGVPQAHVLDGRVPHALLLEVFTDEGIGTMVEPDAAAAAPDGIGATADGAVNGEVAR; encoded by the coding sequence ATGAGCGTCAGGCGGAACGGCGCCCTGGACAAGGCGCACACCCTGATCGAGGCGCTGCCCTGGCTGGCGCGCTTCCACGGCGCGACCGTCGTCATCAAGTACGGCGGGAACGCGATGACCGAGGAGCACCTGCGGGCCAAGTTCGCGGCCGACGTGGTGTTCCTGCGTTACGCCGGCCTCCGGCCGGTGATCGTGCACGGCGGCGGCCCGCAGATCCAGTCGCACCTCGACCTGCTCGGGATCGACAGCCACTTCGTGTCCGGGTTGCGGGTGACCACGCCCGAGGCGATGCAGGTGGTCAGGATGGTCCTGGTCGGCCAGGTCAACCGCGACGTGGTCGGCCTGATCAACGGGCACGGCCCGTTCGCGGTCGGCATGTCCGGCGAGGACGCCCACCTGTTCACCGCCGAGCGCAAGCACGTCGTCGTGGACGACGTCAAGGTCGACATCGGCCAGGTCGGAGAGATCGTCCGGGTCGAGGCCGGAGCCGTGCGGGCGCTGCTCGACGACGGCCGCATCCCGGTGGTGTCCTCCGTGGCCCGCGGCGAGGACGGCGGGATCTACAACGTCAACGCCGACACCGCCGCGGCCGCTCTCGCCGTGGCGCTCCAGGCGTCGAAGCTCATCGTCCTCACCGACGTCGAAGGGCTGTACGCCGACTGGCCTCGCAGCGAGGAGGTCGTCAGCCGCATAGGGGCGTCCGAACTCGCCGCGTTGCTGCCCTCGCTGTCCAGTGGCATGGTGCCGAAGATGGAGGCATGTCTGACCGCCGTGCGCGGCGGTGTCCCGCAGGCCCACGTGCTCGACGGGCGGGTGCCGCACGCGCTGCTGCTGGAGGTCTTCACCGACGAGGGCATCGGGACGATGGTCGAGCCCGACGCCGCCGCGGCGGCGCCGGACGGGATCGGGGCGACGGCGGACGGTGCCGTCAACGGGGAGGTTGCCAGATGA
- a CDS encoding acetylornithine transaminase has product MTTNDELRARFEAAFMRNYGVPPVAIARGEGCTVWDVDGRRYLDLIGGIAVTSLGHNHPALVGAVSRQAATLAHTSNLFLHEPEVLLAEKLLALLGEPARVFLANSGTEANEAAVKIAIKYGRTRGRGYMVAAENGFHGRTLGALSLTGKPSIRDQFGPFPLDVRFVPYGDADALKNAVTEDCAAVFLEPTQGEAGVVPPPEGYFRAAREICSSAGALLVADEIQSAIGRTGHWFAHQAEGVVPDVLTLAKGLGGGLPIGACVGFGPAGEVFAKGDHGSTFGGNPISSAAALAVLDTIERDGLLGNVAKVGALLSEGISAVRHPLLKGVRGRGLWLAAVLTAPKSAQVQAAAQEAGFLVNALQPDAVRLAPPLVITESDVRTFLDALPGILETANA; this is encoded by the coding sequence ATGACCACCAACGACGAACTGCGCGCACGCTTCGAGGCGGCGTTCATGCGCAACTACGGTGTGCCGCCCGTCGCCATCGCCCGCGGTGAGGGCTGCACTGTCTGGGACGTGGACGGACGCCGCTACCTCGACCTCATCGGCGGCATCGCGGTCACCTCGCTCGGGCACAACCACCCGGCCCTGGTCGGGGCGGTGTCCCGGCAGGCGGCCACCCTCGCGCACACCTCGAACCTGTTCCTGCACGAACCCGAGGTGCTGCTCGCCGAGAAGCTGCTCGCCCTGCTCGGGGAGCCCGCTCGGGTCTTCCTCGCCAACTCCGGCACCGAGGCCAACGAGGCGGCGGTCAAGATCGCCATCAAGTACGGCAGGACGCGCGGCCGCGGCTACATGGTCGCGGCGGAGAACGGCTTCCACGGCCGCACGCTCGGCGCGCTGTCGCTCACCGGCAAGCCGTCGATCCGCGACCAGTTCGGGCCGTTCCCGCTCGACGTGCGGTTCGTCCCGTACGGCGACGCGGACGCGCTGAAGAACGCCGTGACCGAGGACTGCGCCGCGGTCTTCCTGGAGCCCACCCAGGGCGAGGCCGGGGTCGTCCCGCCGCCCGAGGGGTACTTCCGGGCCGCCAGGGAGATCTGCTCCTCGGCGGGGGCGCTGCTCGTCGCCGACGAGATCCAGTCGGCCATCGGCCGTACGGGGCACTGGTTCGCACACCAGGCGGAAGGGGTCGTCCCCGACGTGCTGACGCTGGCCAAGGGCCTCGGCGGAGGCCTGCCGATCGGGGCGTGCGTGGGCTTCGGCCCGGCCGGCGAGGTCTTCGCCAAGGGCGACCACGGCTCGACCTTCGGCGGCAACCCGATCTCGTCCGCGGCGGCGCTCGCGGTGCTGGACACGATCGAGCGCGACGGACTGCTCGGCAACGTCGCCAAGGTTGGAGCGCTGCTGTCCGAGGGCATCTCCGCCGTGCGGCACCCGCTGCTCAAGGGAGTCAGGGGACGAGGGCTGTGGCTGGCCGCCGTGCTCACCGCGCCGAAGTCCGCGCAGGTGCAGGCGGCGGCGCAGGAGGCAGGTTTCCTTGTCAACGCCCTTCAGCCCGACGCGGTACGGCTCGCGCCGCCGCTTGTGATCACCGAGTCCGACGTTCGGACCTTCCTCGACGCGCTGCCCGGCATCCTGGAGACCGCAAATGCCTGA
- the argF gene encoding ornithine carbamoyltransferase, with the protein MPDDDLLTPDDGPSQGGYPARVGQGADPARIGHGADPARVRHFLRDDDLSPEEQAQVLDLAEAMKKDRFGYRPFAGPRTVAVLFDKPSTRTRVSFTVGVAELGGQPLVMDLGTSQMGRGEPVEDTARVLSRQVAAIVWRTAGQERIEAMAAHSTVPVVNALTDEFHPCQILADLQTIREHKGSPRGLTLAYLGDGANNMAHSYLLGGATAGMHVRVGAPAGYLPDALVMERAAEIAAATGGSVTAVSDPGAAVAGAHVVATDTWVSMGQDGKDERVAAFASYQVSAALLGLADPDAIVLHCLPAYRGMEIAADVIDGPQSVVWDQAENRLHAQKALLHWLATRGAEGS; encoded by the coding sequence ATGCCTGATGACGACCTCCTGACCCCCGACGACGGCCCGAGCCAGGGCGGCTACCCCGCGCGGGTGGGGCAGGGCGCGGACCCGGCGCGTATTGGGCACGGCGCGGACCCGGCGCGAGTCAGGCACTTCCTGCGGGACGACGACCTGTCGCCGGAGGAGCAGGCACAGGTGCTCGACCTGGCCGAGGCGATGAAGAAGGACAGGTTCGGCTACCGGCCCTTCGCGGGCCCCCGCACGGTCGCCGTGCTGTTCGACAAGCCCTCCACCCGCACCCGGGTCTCCTTCACCGTCGGCGTCGCCGAGCTGGGCGGCCAGCCGCTGGTCATGGACCTCGGCACGTCGCAGATGGGACGCGGCGAGCCGGTCGAGGACACCGCGCGGGTGCTGTCCCGGCAGGTCGCGGCGATCGTGTGGCGGACGGCGGGCCAGGAGCGCATCGAGGCGATGGCGGCCCATTCGACTGTGCCGGTGGTGAACGCGCTGACCGACGAGTTCCACCCCTGCCAGATCCTCGCCGACCTGCAGACGATCCGGGAGCACAAGGGTTCGCCGAGGGGTCTCACTCTCGCCTACCTCGGCGACGGCGCCAACAACATGGCCCACTCCTACCTGCTGGGCGGGGCCACGGCCGGCATGCACGTCCGGGTCGGGGCGCCGGCGGGCTACCTGCCCGACGCCCTGGTCATGGAGCGGGCGGCCGAGATCGCGGCGGCGACGGGCGGCTCGGTCACGGCGGTGAGCGACCCGGGGGCCGCGGTGGCCGGGGCGCATGTCGTCGCCACCGACACCTGGGTGTCCATGGGGCAGGACGGCAAGGACGAGCGGGTCGCGGCCTTCGCCTCCTACCAGGTGTCCGCCGCCCTGCTCGGCCTCGCGGACCCGGACGCGATCGTCCTCCACTGCCTTCCGGCATATCGGGGGATGGAGATCGCCGCGGACGTCATCGACGGGCCGCAGAGCGTCGTGTGGGACCAGGCGGAGAACCGGCTGCATGCCCAGAAGGCACTGCTGCACTGGCTGGCGACGCGGGGCGCGGAGGGGTCGTGA
- a CDS encoding arginine repressor gives MTIPLTKAARHARIVELLTRHKVRSQPELAKLLAEQGVEVTQATLSRDLDELGALKLRADDGTLVYALPGEGGGRIPLYRTGATNGLPENPDARLRRIAEELLVSAEASANLVILRTPPGAAQFLASAIDHAGWESILGTVAGDDTILVISRDPTGGQGLAESLLNLATRRTPDVSRHKLAAEVRPHDSEERDQ, from the coding sequence GTGACCATCCCGCTCACCAAGGCGGCCCGGCACGCTCGCATAGTGGAGCTGCTGACCAGGCACAAGGTGCGCTCGCAGCCCGAGCTGGCCAAGCTTCTGGCGGAGCAGGGAGTGGAGGTCACCCAGGCCACGCTCTCCCGGGATCTCGACGAGCTGGGTGCGCTGAAGCTGAGGGCCGACGACGGCACGCTGGTCTACGCGCTGCCAGGTGAGGGCGGGGGCCGGATCCCCCTCTACCGCACCGGCGCCACGAACGGGTTGCCGGAGAACCCCGACGCGCGGCTGCGGAGGATCGCGGAGGAGCTTCTGGTGTCGGCCGAGGCGTCGGCCAACCTCGTGATCCTGCGTACGCCGCCGGGAGCGGCGCAGTTCCTCGCCTCGGCCATCGACCACGCGGGCTGGGAATCCATCCTCGGCACGGTGGCCGGTGACGACACGATCCTCGTGATCAGCCGTGACCCCACCGGAGGGCAGGGGCTGGCGGAGTCTCTGCTCAACCTCGCCACCCGCCGCACGCCCGACGTGAGCAGGCACAAGCTCGCCGCGGAGGTCCGCCCCCACGACAGCGAAGAGCGGGACCAGTGA